The Sorangiineae bacterium MSr11367 genome window below encodes:
- a CDS encoding SgcJ/EcaC family oxidoreductase: protein MNDVRHPRDMNEAFAQAVNSGSIDALLALYEPDAVLIGQDGSERRGLAAIREELTALLALGGKIEAKNRFAVTLGDTALLSADWKLETTTPDGAPLVVGGRTAEVVRRQPDGRWLYVLDHPSAAT from the coding sequence ATGAACGATGTGCGCCACCCTCGCGACATGAACGAGGCCTTCGCCCAGGCCGTCAACTCCGGAAGCATCGATGCGCTGCTGGCCCTCTACGAGCCCGACGCCGTCCTGATCGGCCAGGACGGTTCCGAGCGCCGCGGCCTTGCCGCGATCCGCGAGGAGCTTACGGCGCTGTTGGCGCTCGGCGGCAAAATCGAGGCAAAAAACCGTTTCGCCGTGACACTCGGGGACACCGCGCTCCTCAGTGCGGATTGGAAGCTCGAGACCACCACACCCGACGGCGCGCCCCTCGTCGTCGGAGGGCGCACCGCCGAGGTCGTGCGGCGCCAGCCCGATGGTCGGTGGCTGTACGTCCTCGACCATCCGTCGGCCGCAACGTGA
- a CDS encoding GntR family transcriptional regulator, translating to MPRPPRPSNAPQEAASAANPLEALAAIGPIARSSVVDAVADRLQAEILSGRLAAGTRLPSEREFSLALGVNRLTLRAALARLEALGMIVTRHGAGTLVASWRERAGLDALAALIGSTWTKDGFIKGQGRELLTSMLEVRRIVASEAIGLAAKRHTAADLEALEQRAHEQEGRIHDRVAFARGDIAFERALIRATRNVGLELLLNTFARFPDEQPELVAELYDRPEEALAFYPYVIGLIRTGDPVMARDTLRQALEALDAEWQARHADTPRGAGTAKPASKSTSGTRAAKAGSKA from the coding sequence ATGCCCCGACCGCCGCGCCCGTCGAACGCCCCCCAAGAGGCCGCTTCTGCCGCAAACCCGTTGGAGGCGCTGGCAGCCATCGGCCCCATCGCCCGCTCCAGCGTGGTCGACGCCGTGGCGGATCGCTTGCAGGCCGAGATTCTCTCCGGCCGACTGGCCGCCGGCACCCGCTTGCCCTCGGAGCGCGAGTTCTCGCTCGCGCTCGGTGTGAACCGCCTCACGTTGCGCGCCGCGTTGGCCCGGCTCGAGGCCCTCGGCATGATCGTCACCCGTCACGGTGCGGGCACCCTCGTCGCGTCATGGCGTGAGCGTGCCGGGCTCGATGCCCTGGCGGCGCTCATCGGCTCGACGTGGACGAAGGACGGATTCATCAAAGGGCAGGGGCGCGAGTTGCTCACGTCCATGCTGGAGGTGCGACGCATCGTGGCGTCGGAGGCCATCGGTCTCGCAGCAAAGCGTCACACCGCGGCCGACTTGGAGGCGCTCGAACAGCGCGCGCACGAGCAAGAGGGGCGCATCCACGATCGCGTGGCCTTCGCGCGGGGCGACATTGCCTTCGAGCGCGCGCTCATCCGCGCCACCCGCAACGTGGGGCTCGAGCTTCTGCTCAACACGTTCGCCCGCTTTCCCGACGAGCAACCCGAGCTCGTGGCGGAGCTCTACGATCGGCCCGAGGAGGCCCTGGCCTTCTACCCCTACGTCATAGGCCTCATCCGCACGGGCGACCCCGTGATGGCGCGCGACACCTTGCGGCAGGCGTTGGAAGCGTTGGACGCCGAGTGGCAGGCCCGCCATGCCGACACGCCGCGCGGAGCGGGCACGGCCAAGCCGGCATCCAAATCCACATCGGGTACCCGGGCAGCAAAGGCAGGGAGCAAAGCATGA
- a CDS encoding von Willebrand factor type A domain-containing protein, with translation MRASRIRSIVPLLLSVGMAGCGAGNREAKTADLPAGAAVAQADEARAEESAPSPMATKSEPPRAQTASAPAAAPPPMAPMAKGAGAAPSRSPSAVGGMPVMPVAPPPEPQSNTEDYRDYGVNGATDPARDRLSTFAIDVDTASYSISRRKLLEGGLPPVSAVRAEEYLNYFDYGYEYKNSPLPYTIHLAGAPSPYAPGRHVLRIAIQAKRLSQAERRPVHLTYLVDTSGSMQSQDKIELAKKSLKILTSSLQSGDTIALCTYAGSVREVLGPTPAVAQKDRVMSAIDDLTTGGSTAMASGIDLAYRLAERGRVPGHVNHVVILSDGDANVGPTSHDVILNQIAHYKERGITLSTVGFGTGNYKDTMMEQLADKGDGNYSYIDSVEQARRVFSDQVSGTLEVVARDMKVQVDFSPEVVKEYRLIGYENRDVADKDFRNDHVDGGEVGAGHAVTALYDVVLKRQDRSPITVRVRHKPPAPKPGAPDVASEHAEAMQPGQIARSFDEAPRDLRFAAAVAGFAEILRQSPYAARTRMADVLRIARASNGGKPEQAEFIGLVERAGKLSPDSDRRIGAIAK, from the coding sequence ATGCGAGCTAGCCGAATCCGTTCGATTGTTCCGTTGTTGTTGTCCGTGGGGATGGCCGGTTGCGGCGCAGGCAACCGTGAGGCGAAAACGGCCGATCTGCCGGCGGGTGCCGCGGTCGCGCAAGCCGACGAAGCGCGCGCGGAGGAGTCCGCGCCCTCGCCGATGGCGACGAAGAGCGAACCCCCGAGGGCCCAGACAGCGTCGGCCCCTGCGGCCGCGCCGCCTCCCATGGCTCCGATGGCGAAGGGCGCCGGCGCAGCGCCCTCGCGTTCACCCTCCGCGGTGGGGGGAATGCCTGTGATGCCGGTGGCGCCGCCGCCCGAGCCGCAGTCGAACACGGAGGACTACCGCGACTACGGCGTGAATGGCGCGACCGACCCCGCGCGCGACCGGCTCTCCACCTTTGCCATCGACGTCGACACGGCGTCGTATTCGATCAGCCGGCGCAAACTCCTCGAGGGTGGACTTCCCCCGGTGAGTGCGGTGCGCGCCGAGGAATATTTGAATTACTTCGACTACGGATACGAATACAAAAATAGCCCCCTGCCCTACACGATTCATCTCGCCGGAGCGCCATCGCCGTATGCGCCGGGTCGTCATGTTCTTCGGATTGCGATTCAGGCAAAGCGCCTATCCCAGGCGGAGCGGCGGCCAGTGCATTTGACGTATTTGGTCGACACCAGCGGCTCGATGCAGTCGCAGGACAAGATCGAATTGGCGAAGAAGAGTCTGAAGATCCTCACCTCGTCGCTCCAGTCGGGCGATACCATTGCACTCTGCACGTATGCGGGAAGCGTCCGGGAGGTGCTGGGACCGACGCCGGCCGTGGCGCAAAAAGACCGGGTGATGAGCGCGATCGACGATCTGACGACCGGCGGCTCGACCGCCATGGCCAGCGGCATCGATCTGGCCTATCGCCTGGCCGAGCGCGGGCGCGTTCCGGGGCACGTCAACCACGTGGTGATCTTGTCCGACGGCGATGCGAACGTCGGGCCCACGTCGCACGACGTCATTCTGAATCAGATTGCCCATTACAAAGAGCGAGGCATTACGCTTTCCACCGTCGGATTCGGCACCGGCAATTACAAAGATACGATGATGGAGCAATTGGCCGACAAGGGAGATGGCAATTACTCGTACATCGATAGTGTCGAACAGGCACGTCGCGTCTTTTCCGATCAAGTCAGTGGCACCTTGGAGGTGGTAGCCCGCGACATGAAAGTGCAAGTCGACTTTTCGCCGGAGGTGGTCAAGGAATATCGACTCATCGGGTACGAGAACCGTGATGTCGCCGACAAAGATTTTCGCAATGACCACGTCGACGGCGGCGAGGTCGGGGCCGGGCACGCGGTGACGGCGCTTTATGACGTCGTCTTGAAGCGGCAAGATCGCTCGCCCATCACGGTGCGCGTGCGCCACAAGCCCCCCGCGCCGAAGCCGGGCGCGCCGGACGTCGCCAGCGAGCACGCCGAGGCCATGCAGCCGGGCCAGATCGCGCGCTCGTTCGACGAAGCGCCGCGCGATCTGCGGTTCGCCGCCGCCGTCGCCGGATTCGCCGAGATTTTGCGGCAGAGCCCCTACGCGGCCCGCACGCGCATGGCCGACGTTCTGCGCATCGCACGCGCCTCCAACGGCGGCAAGCCGGAGCAGGCGGAGTTCATCGGTCTCGTGGAGCGCGCGGGCAAGCTTTCGCCCGACAGCGACCGGCGCATCGGCGCCATCGCCAAGTAG
- a CDS encoding helix-turn-helix transcriptional regulator, translating into MPKGEDGVCTVEKQLTLLGGRHRAEILKNLKDGEVHFNELKRLTGASAHTLTRTLRALQERGLLSSHREATWGRKFYRLTEKGHEAVAVLDQLALL; encoded by the coding sequence ATGCCCAAAGGCGAAGACGGAGTCTGCACGGTCGAGAAACAATTGACCCTTCTCGGGGGCCGCCACCGCGCCGAGATCCTCAAGAACCTCAAGGACGGCGAAGTGCATTTCAACGAGTTGAAGCGCCTCACGGGGGCCTCGGCGCACACGCTGACCCGCACGCTGCGGGCGCTTCAGGAGCGCGGATTGCTCTCGTCGCACCGCGAGGCCACGTGGGGGCGCAAGTTCTACCGCCTGACGGAAAAGGGCCACGAGGCCGTCGCGGTGCTGGATCAACTCGCGCTTCTCTAG
- a CDS encoding GMC family oxidoreductase N-terminal domain-containing protein, translated as MSSPSPEGEQPGVESRSPQAANLRYPDDDVPEDSVVDGETLSRDIEDSFDFIVVGSGAAGAVAAHVLAAAGHSVAIVEEGPWVKTREFGADVHSAFQRLIRDSAMQAVEGRSFLPLLQGRCVGGSTVVNSAIAWRTPDDVLDDWSERFGLGDTLSMRVLEPHFTILERDLSVRPVADDVVGQNNGLFLEQAKNDGYHAGKMRRYDAGCRGSGRCLSGCPTAAKRGMSVTYVPMALAAGARIFTSCRVDQVLRARGRATGIVARSTSSDPWRATKCRVLLHARKGVLLAASTIQTPVILRRSGVRAAALGEHFQIHPGLALAGKFDRPVRMNFGATQGAESTHFRRTHRFKLETISLPPELVAARIPGAGHELTQRLADYGHLAVWAAQVRAYAEGTVSPAWGGGARVRLTLTEADVVATRSACATLARMLFDAGAREVWPGIHGVPSILTSPDDVARIAEGPLDPRAYSYIATHLFGAARMGPDARSSTVGLNFAVHGTEALYVIDSSIFPTNLGVNPQHSIMAIARLAATRIAEKAASEIAA; from the coding sequence ATGAGCAGTCCGTCGCCTGAGGGCGAACAACCCGGCGTGGAAAGTCGGTCGCCGCAAGCGGCGAACCTCCGGTATCCCGACGACGACGTTCCCGAGGACTCCGTCGTCGATGGCGAGACCCTTTCTCGCGACATCGAAGACAGCTTCGACTTCATCGTCGTCGGCTCGGGGGCAGCCGGCGCCGTCGCCGCGCACGTGCTCGCCGCCGCGGGCCACTCGGTGGCCATCGTCGAAGAGGGCCCGTGGGTCAAGACGCGCGAATTTGGCGCCGATGTGCATAGCGCTTTTCAGCGCTTGATCCGAGACAGTGCCATGCAAGCCGTGGAGGGCCGCAGCTTTCTTCCGCTCCTGCAGGGCCGGTGCGTGGGAGGAAGCACGGTGGTCAACTCGGCCATCGCGTGGCGCACACCGGACGACGTACTCGACGACTGGTCCGAGCGCTTCGGCCTCGGCGACACGTTGAGCATGCGCGTTCTCGAGCCCCACTTCACCATTCTCGAGCGCGATCTGAGCGTCCGCCCCGTTGCCGACGACGTCGTGGGCCAGAACAACGGTCTCTTTTTGGAGCAGGCGAAAAACGACGGCTACCACGCCGGAAAGATGCGCCGCTACGACGCCGGATGCCGCGGCTCGGGGCGCTGTTTGAGCGGCTGCCCCACCGCCGCCAAGCGCGGCATGAGCGTCACCTACGTTCCCATGGCCCTTGCGGCGGGCGCGCGCATCTTCACGTCGTGCCGCGTGGACCAAGTGCTGCGTGCGCGCGGCCGGGCGACGGGGATCGTGGCACGATCGACCAGCAGCGATCCGTGGCGAGCCACCAAGTGCCGCGTCCTGCTCCATGCGCGCAAGGGCGTGCTGCTGGCGGCGAGCACCATCCAGACCCCGGTCATCCTTCGACGCAGCGGCGTTCGGGCTGCGGCCCTTGGCGAGCACTTTCAGATCCATCCGGGCCTGGCGCTCGCGGGAAAGTTCGACAGGCCCGTTCGCATGAATTTCGGGGCCACCCAGGGCGCCGAGAGCACGCACTTCCGCCGAACGCACCGCTTCAAGCTGGAGACCATCTCGCTGCCGCCGGAGCTCGTGGCGGCGCGCATTCCCGGCGCGGGGCACGAGCTCACGCAGCGCCTCGCCGACTACGGCCACCTCGCCGTTTGGGCGGCCCAAGTGCGCGCTTACGCCGAAGGCACCGTGAGTCCGGCGTGGGGCGGTGGCGCGCGGGTGCGCCTCACGCTGACCGAGGCCGACGTCGTCGCCACGCGCAGCGCGTGCGCCACCTTGGCGCGCATGCTGTTCGACGCGGGGGCACGCGAAGTATGGCCAGGCATCCACGGCGTTCCGTCGATCCTCACGTCTCCGGACGACGTGGCCCGCATCGCCGAAGGTCCGCTCGATCCGCGCGCCTACTCCTACATCGCCACGCACCTCTTCGGGGCTGCGCGCATGGGGCCCGATGCGCGCAGCAGCACCGTCGGACTGAACTTCGCGGTCCACGGCACCGAGGCGCTCTACGTGATCGATTCCAGCATTTTTCCCACGAACCTCGGCGTCAATCCGCAGCACTCCATCATGGCCATCGCACGCCTCGCCGCGACACGCATCGCCGAAAAGGCCGCCTCGGAAATCGCTGCCTAA